Below is a window of Humulus lupulus chromosome 9, drHumLupu1.1, whole genome shotgun sequence DNA.
cctttacctgcaccacatagctcctatgagccaaagctcagcaagaaaacacaatattgcatgaatataatatcaacaatgatcataataatcattcaggactttcagtccaaaacagatgagtgacagtcgcagaagtcactaaagtgggttctgttcccattagccatgtgacgatagggtcacctaggCTTTTaaaaataagtgatcatttcactagtttatcaagataggtgctcgatgaactagtcaccaatataacctaccgcatgaccatagagtgaCAACCATGagattctgctccctagccaaGTGACAAGCAGTCAcataggcctttggccctggctctgagtaactagtcctaaactagtcaagcgcttataatttttatcgaccttagggtcggtccagcattaatgctcctagagtcattcaacgttgatatcgattatatttaatcttttattggccctgcgttcatgacgcttatgtcgtttctgactctcaagTCAGTAATACGCAACtaatgccgaccctgactagtcagtgccatacacaagtaagcaggagttgctaagcatttaatatgcaatcaatgtccacatttatcaaccaacatgcctctgtaacaaccacgcatgtcatatacacaatgTGCAATTTTCTTATAtatgattcgagcgagaatgaataaaagaacgacccttgagaacggtcaacctttaagtcctttagcagtcacctagtcataactaaatatgggacaccatcaataaaatgaataacaaaggttcccgaactaagatctagcctccgggacatcaaatcccaccaatctgggtagtaggaacgatctcgaggcctaaaactaagttcccatgatcaaaacacccaacTGGCCTCAAAACCCAACATGagctgcggcccccagccacaccaggagcaagcacCGCGGCACCCAATACctagtgccgcggcccccagcacacacaaacttcaccacctgcttcttcgagcttgggccgcggcgcccaagaacaaggccgcgaccctACCTAGGAAACCTGTCATAACTCCGATTTTCTCCactttaaaccttccaaaaacatagctaaacatctccaaatccaaaaatcaaagttctcaaatttcccaatgatccaaaatcatcaaatctcgaagctcaaacgaatcaaaaactcatcgataCACAAAATCTAATTCAGAGCTTAAAAATTCTAaaatctcaaaacttaaaacttagattgcctttgattgggttgtttctcattaaatccttcagtcaagaagcttctaatatttcctaggatcgctatgcctcgatcctcgcttgattccgaatcctagaactcaagatttttTCGAAATTGCCACGAACGTCACAAAGGCttacgggagagagagaaagtgtttttaacGTACGGTTCTTTCTGAcgaactacttcaggcttaagtaacctcaaataaaacctaatgctcggggtcccaaaaacacccccgatgacataatagtcaaaactcctagaatttcctcctgatctcaataactcccaatttatcaacaaataatcattcccattatccaatatcccaataattgaccctgttatgacaaaactgctaatttgcaacataggaccgtctcatgccgaatagctcgaatatatcttcataataatgggatctcatccataaatcacaatatgcaccaaaatacataaatatgccgtcaacgggccaaattaccacaATCCCCTAATAATCAAgtgtggatccacatgcatgcatttaatatcatattataatatagttcacataaacatgcatataatcatttaatggcataattaaacaattatggccctcccggcctactaatccagccattaaaccgcattagggatttcggggcattacattcttGCTATGTTGTTGATTCTGATTGTCTTTCATTGttgcataatagacttgctcatatagatTATAGTACTATTAAAAGAATTATTAAATGTGTCATGATAAAATTGATGTTAGCAATGTTGATAAATGTGAAGTATgcattaaatctaaaatggttaagaaacctTATCCTAGTATTTTTAGAAGTACAAACTTGTTTGACTTAATTCACAGTGACTTGTGTGAATTGAATGAGATGTTAACTATAGGTAGAAATATGTAAATCTTAAATTTCTCATAGATGATTGTTCTAGGTTCACTCATGTATATCTGCTTAAAGGTAAGGATGAAACTTTTAATGCATTTAAGATATACAAAGctgaaaaaaaatcaattaaataagaaGATCAAggtacttagaagtgataggggtggggaatatttttttaaggAATCCAGTGTATTTTGTGAAGGCCATGATATTATACATGAATATacaactccacaacaaaatggtatacctgaaagaaagaaagaatagaacttTTGTAGAAATGATAAATACTATGTTATTACATGCTAAGTTGAATTATAATTTGTGGGTGGAGCATTAGTTGTGGCATGTCATATACTTAATCAAATCCTATGAAAAAGAATAATATCTCTCCAtgtgagatatggaaatgaaaaaaattcaatattagttattttataGTGTGGGATACCTTGCCTATTGCAAGAACACGGATTCTAAAAGGAACAAGTTATGTCCAAAAACCCTTAAATATATTTTCATTAGTTATGCTTTCCATAGCAAAACATGTAAattattagacttagagtctaatataaTTTTCGAATCTAGAGAGTTGGaattctttaagaatttgttacataaaaataataatttacaaGAACCCATTGTAATTTTTCCTATATTCATAATAACATTTTTgtgataacttttttttttatttttaatcataaatcataaattataaattaataagATTAATATAATGTAGTGATTTTGGAAATTTACAAGCAATAGTAGGAGTACAcaaaaattaatatgtatatatatacttatattaaGGTGATTATAATCTCAATGGACTTGCATGTAGCATAGGTTATATCATCATGGATATTATTATTGATATTATTAAATACAGAGTCAGAACTCAGAAGGGTCCCTTCTACACTTAAATGAGGGATATTGGTGGATATATGTTATTTCCTTGACCATGTTTTGCATTGGTTCAAACAAACAAATGGGAAAACACCAAGTAATTTAGGCTTGACAATTTGGATAATAAGGGTCAAAAGTTTGCACTTTTTCTTTTCTGGTGAAGAATTTTTCAAATCTTTAATTGAAGGACAAACAATTTTGACCTTAGAGATCATCATGTAAACATTATTACTCTTGGACAATTAGATGTTTGAAATTACAGCGAAATGTTAAATTTACTCGAGGATTCTAGTGAACAAAAGaacatatgtatataaatatacaaattattttcttttctttttttgaaaGGGCAAAAGgcattatataatttttataataaacaaataaaaataaaatcactattataatttaaataaagatttatattttctttttcgaCTTAATGTTTTGTCTTATTACTTTTTTGGAATccgtgttttgtaaaattgttcaactagatccctaaactcaattttgatgaataaaaaattgaatatgacaACACAGTTATTAGtcagaataattgtatttttgttttaaattattaatttagtaaattattttttattttagttcaaaaaactttaccaaaatcgagtttaaggGTTTATTGGaacaattttataaaacacaagatctaaaaaataatttgtcaaaacacagactCCAAACAAgttaatgagacaaaacacatataaaaaaatatataaaccttttatataattttaagGTAGCTTGCACCATATGATTTAGGAAATGTGCAATATAAACTTTTGATACTTTTATAGTACATGCCTTTTATGTTTTCAGCTTGTGAATAATTTTCAACGCTAGTTTTTTtaatgaacatatttattgtagttatttagatcatcctgcaaatttttaggaaattccgaataatttatagtaccgaaaactatgttAAAATAGGTTATTGCACacttgactaatttttttatgcgagtggaaTACAAtttatttgaacctagtttttggtatggtaaattattcagaatttccttaaaatttgcaagatgctgttctaaataacaacaatatacacaattataaaaaaaaatcacaccgaAATCTATTTACGAACCAGTAAACACAAAAAGTATGCACCATAAAATTATCCTATAAACTTTTACTATAATCATTTTTTGTTTCCGGTCCCAATTTAATACTTCAAATTTTTTTATGTCATATGATCCAACAGCAATATTTAATTTACATACGAATATATGGATTTGTTATAAGGCTAGGCACAACTAATAATGCCTCATAAGTCATTGATAGCTAATACCTTAAATTAATACAACGTTCCAAAAAAATACTTTTTTAGTGTAAAGGCTTGAAAAAATATTCATGTATATATAGAACTTGGCTATTTTTGTTTTATAACAAATTAATACATCTGGCTTTTCCTTCTTTCAcaagaaacaacaagaagaaaaaaattgTATAATCCAATACAATAACAAATgtcgagaaaaaaaaaaaaaaagcataatatTAGCTATattgtatttttatatatatatatatatttaaagaacAAATTAATATTATGATAATTTGAATATTAACATGATTGGAATTTAGAGGAAGGAGCATGATCTTTGCTTGCGTTGctttttctttggttttggtgGCCTCAAAGCCACCTTTATTGCAGCATCGAAAACTGTCTTCACATTCTGATCATGAAGAAACAAAGACAGAAATTAGAGTTAAAACATTCTCCAAAAATGACATAATTAAAGAACAACATGTATAGAACCAAAATAAttaatatgttttaattaaaatgtgcaaagaaaacaatacaatacaaTGATacccaaacaaaacaaaaaaagagaGAATGCATTGTACAGTACTAACACCCCACCCACTATATATTGCATTTTTTAATTAAAGTTTAGATATTTTTCaagatatgaatatatatatatatatacatatagacaTTTTTTGGACATTACTTTTCTCCTTTATTTTTGGTATGTAGAGAAATTATAACTCAAAATTTTTATATGACGATGTATATAGTTATAGCATACATTTCACCAATTTTCGagaaatattaaataatttacaAAACTGAAAAATATAGTTTAAAAAAGTAAACACACGTGCAACTAAACTTAttgtttgaactttattttctACACCGTAAATTATTCGATAACTAAAAGGATGTTTGTTATAATTACAATGTCCACTGTCATCTAAAAAAATCGAGTTACCGAAAACAGATTTAACCCTACCTAAAAGATTTCCTCTATATTTATGGTTTTTGTGTGATGACATTATGTAACATGTTTAACTCTGTCTATTCGGCTAGCTATATACATAGAAGATTTGGTATATTTGAGCAAAAGAAAGATGAAATATAAGATGATATACCTGCTGAGTCTTTGAGCTGCACTCTACGTACATGACTGCACCAATTAATTTCTTTAATTCCTCTCCCTGAGAACACAATTAATACTAAAGCTAATGAGTAAATTAATAATCAAGTAAATTCAACTATTGTATAAATTGCTAAGTATACTCAATTCATCATCATCACATGCCTGTGCAGTTGTTATTACAGTTGTCCCAGGATTATCAATTACATATTGCTTGTCATCTCTCAAATCTGCAACAAACCCATTATATATAAATCAGAAACAACATATTTAGGTAGAGACATTACTCTTGCTTCTACCATAggaatattttctattttaagtatttggagaaattatagttcaatttttttaataacaaTGTACATGTAGTTATAACAGACATTCTGTTAATTTTCggtaaattttgaataatttaccgtGCCGAAATCATAGTTCAAATTATGAGAATAAAAAAAATCAGACACATTGCAACTGGATGTTTTGACTCTGATTTTGGCAcaatagaatttttttaaaaattgatgaGATACATATTGTAACTATAATGTACGTCATAATGCAAAcaaaaattaagttataatttcttcaaatgtcaaaaataaaaaatactccaACAACAAGAACAAAAGTAATGTTCCGGCCCAAAATAATTCCTTGTATAGAATTATaagaaatttaaattttgtaataaaaCAATATATAATAAAAGCACATATAGTACCAAGTTTTGTTCCCACAAGCAAAATTGGCACGTGAGGAGCATAATGCCGAAGCTCAGAAATCCACTGGTATCATTAGCCAAATATAAAACCATTCAAAAATCAATGATGATATGTCATTAAAAATTGATCAAATAAAATAAGAAAGATATATATGTAAATTTAGGGAAGAAAACTGATCACCTTTTTGGAAATGTTCTCATAACTGGCTTTGCTTATCAGAGAGAAGGCCAACAAAAACACATCTGCTCCTCTATAGCTTAATGGCCTTAGCCTATTGTAATCTTCTTGCCCTGCAATATATTATGAAtctcagtatatatatttatatacatatatatatatgtatatatagtaaTATagttatatgtgtatatatatataggacctGCAGTATCCCATAGGCCTAGGTTCACAACGCTACCGTCGACCACCACATTGGCACTGAAATTGTCGAACACTGTGGGGACATAATCCTTTAAAAAGAAGAACACATTATATggaattgtatatatatatatatatatatacagacaTATTCTTCTCAGTTGAACAGTAATAATATTCATTGCTTTGTTTAAGTCATTTTTGTcagatataaaataaataaataaaaataaacttgtACCGTTGGAAATGTATTGCTTGTATAAGAAATGAGCATACAAGTCTTTCCCACTGCTCCATCTCCCACAGTCACACATTTGATAAACCTTGCTGTGCTCATTTTCTTCAGCAATGGCTTTTGCTTATAGCTTTTCTGATTCTAAttcgtatatatatacatatgtgtgtgtgtatgataTAATATGATATGATCACACTCTAAAAAAAGAGATTAAATGATATCATTTGAAGCATATGAAAAAGGATTGTGTAGTAGGGGATAGGGAAGGTGAGTTTTAACAACCTACAACAGCTATTCCCCACTTTAGCTACAACTGATCAAACTTGAAATGATTGCTTTTGGTCCAATATTCcattatcataacatatatatatatatatatatttaggtaGCTATCCGGTGCACCCCTGAAAGGGACACGCCGGTGCACTTTCTCTAGTTTTTGGCTTGAGAAGCATTTTCGGTGTAAATTTTTTATTAGGAaggtgtatattgtagttatttagagaattttgtaaattttcgaaaatttttgaataatttacaaagtagaaaataaagttcaaataaGTTGTTGCACGCTTGTCTGTTTTTTTTATGCAAGTAGAatgtaacatgtttgaaccttatttttccctactgtaaactattcctatttttttttttaaatttacacaGTGCTTTAAgtaactacaatgtacacggtCATAAATTGTTTTACCGAAAATACTTCCTAAGCCAAAAACACCAATTACAATAGAGTGCACCGAAGAATCCTcctatatttttttgttatattctttccttttctttaaaGTGAAAGACCAAATATTAGCTAGCTAAGACAAGAGTTTCAAAGTAGGTTTGGTGCATGCTTGGGTGTTAGTTAGTTTAAGTGTTGGAGAAGGCAGCTAGGGAATAATGAAATGATGAAGACAAAGGAATATTTTTGCTTATTAACCAAATGCACTATGATGTGATTAGCATTAATTGATCACAACAAGAAATTGAGTCCAAAAAGGTATGAGTGGAATGACCTAACGGCATTTCCTTTTATTATTTGTGGGTCACCAATCCATCCATTGTTAATGGTTGGATTATGGATTAATTTAAGCTTGGGTTTAGAGCACTGATTAGCTCATATGGGCCACCTGAATTTTGGGTAAGGCCCACTACACTTTTTAAGCAAATGATACCGAAGGTAGGTCAATCATCATGGATATAagatgccttttttttttttttataaaaacaatTAATAGAAATTTGGAAGATAAATATATAGATAGGTAAGGTACCCTAGGGTAAAGTATGGTTATGTTTTAGGTACGTAAATTAATTTTCATCATTGTTTTTGTATGATGGTGTTTATTATAATTATGGTAGGATTTctgcaaaattttgaaaaaatatgaataatttataATGACGAAAACATAGTTCGAATAGTCTATTTTACTACCCATATAAAAGAAAAAGGCGCACGTGTAACAGactatttaaatcataatttctgCACTATAAGTTATCTAAAATTTTGTAAGAAATCTCCTATAAAGCACCATAAGTTATCCAAAAAGTTATAAGAGATCTGCTATGACTAAAATGAGCACTGtcatataataaaaaataggGGTTAAAATTAATTTATGTGCTTAAAATATTACCTTGCATTATCAGTATCTTATCGTAATGTGTCTTTTTTAAAAATgaccttatatttatatatatttttttacctttattgtataaaaataataataatgcacacacactcaaatattatactaaatttttatatttacttcacatatatttttaactaatcaTGTTTTTTAAATAAAGTGAAATACTGTAGAGTGTAAATATTTGGTATAATAATATGTAtcacaaagaaaaaatatatattctcatGTCAACGCTATTTAAGATTCTCTTTGATACCACatatggaatatatatatatatatatatttataaacttAATAAGTATGATGGAccccaataaatatatatatatataatttgtagaGATTTCTTTAAACATGGCGAATCCTTAATCCTTATTAACAAAGATTTAATAATGAAACAAGGAATTCTCAAAACGTGATGCTTTTCATATAAGCATATGTAGTAGTGTTTTCCCACTTATCGCCAACTTCTTTGTTTGGGACTTACTTcggaataaaatattttatgaataatgATATGTGGAGCAAAATTATGCATCAATTAACGTGATACTATTTTTTAAAACACTGAGTCTCGtctgaaataaatttaattagttaaataaaattGGAACGTCAATTGATGTAGGAGTGCACACAggtcggattttcagatttcagGTGCATCGGGTTCGGATTTTGCGGCTTTCGGGTGGAGGAAAGTGGTACCGAATCTAGTCCGAAATTTTCAAGTTTTGGGGTGATTTCAAGTTTCGGGTTTCAAGTGTAATTGGTCAAAAAATGGATTTTGGGCCAAAAATTGGCATtggtaaaaaatttcaaaaaataccattttttgacaattttttaatttttttttacttttcacatgttttttttaactttgttgttagtttggtaatgttaattttttacaaattggacattagtattttttttttttaaaaagtattaattttttcgaaaattaatatatatttttaattatgttcgGGCCGTGTGTCCTTAATTttaaaacccgaacccgacccgaaCCATGTCGGGTTTGGACCAGATTTCACCCATATTCGAcgggttttgaaaaaaaaaatcgtgTTTTCAGGTTGTGggtgtaacgtccctaaggtagggtacgttcgccacatactcgtaattctagagtttacgagtatgttaggcacttgactaaaatgattaaataaaatgatacgaagaaatacagaaaaatttaaaaattttatataaacttattagtataaattattacacgtatgaatactttaaatttaaggcagccatatgaaaactctaaaccattattgcattgctaccgagtccgtgctccacaagttgctcaacagctaaagccacacctggaaaaatgttggaaaataacataatgagctaacgctcagtaagcaaatctcatgcatacacatacacatgaatgtcgtgagtttgtagtgcacatatactaatatgctgacttatatacttatgcatttcatttattgctcaaacactttcaaactttacttttatgctctttcttttagattcacatttttatgggcccaatatcacttgtgcacactgtttgattcagccaatgcctgcagggcttgttacacacaTCATATAgaatctcatgggttctcctccggctagccatcatctcagctaggctcatcataacactcatttcatcgttgccatagcttccatacttattacacatatggaggagaaagacggaaacatggcaaacatatctgaatggtcaactctgacctagcccacactagtgggcagccactataagtcttatagacttccgtcttctttactgaacttacttgattacTTCATCAAAACaatggcaccctttttaaacatcttattatcactttgcttaagccttgtgtcattaaaatgtttaactttacataagacttttcaaggcatttcataacttttctcatattcatatgcatggtcttatatcacataataatgtatcacataactatacatgccatgcatacatgctgatgctgaaatgccaatgttcatgtttaTGATTcgtgttgatggtattcaatcaaggcattgtatcacatctcatataactcaaaacatctttagtcataatacatgaagctttgggttggtggcgttgttataccttaacgtagagctatggctcaggtctaaggtttccagcctaaaaacttaaacgcttcatatatcataacatataacaaatcatgaacatagagtaatccacatatccatcaacataagaacacataattgcacataattcatatcattcttaaccaagtaagacatctttcacatatcacataattcatcaattacatatcacacaacacccttatggtgttcatataaccatttttcacata
It encodes the following:
- the LOC133802643 gene encoding rac-like GTP-binding protein RAC2, which produces MSTARFIKCVTVGDGAVGKTCMLISYTSNTFPTDYVPTVFDNFSANVVVDGSVVNLGLWDTAGQEDYNRLRPLSYRGADVFLLAFSLISKASYENISKKWISELRHYAPHVPILLVGTKLDLRDDKQYVIDNPGTTVITTAQGEELKKLIGAVMYVECSSKTQQNVKTVFDAAIKVALRPPKPKKKQRKQRSCSFL